From Panthera uncia isolate 11264 chromosome X, Puncia_PCG_1.0, whole genome shotgun sequence, the proteins below share one genomic window:
- the LOC125931786 gene encoding cytochrome c oxidase subunit 7B, mitochondrial, with amino-acid sequence MFPMARNALSRLRVQSIQQTMARQSHQKRTPDFHDKYGNAVLASGATFCVAVWAYTATQIGIEWNLSPVGRVTPKEWRDQ; translated from the exons ATGTTTCCTATGGCCAGAAACGCTTTAAGTCGTCTCCGAG ttcaaAGCATTCAGCAAACAATGGCAAGGCAGAGCCACCAGAAACGGACACCTGATTTCCATGACAAATACGGTAATGCTGTATTAGCTAGTGGAGCCACTTTCTGTGTTGCTGTATGGGCTTAT ACAGCAACACAAATTGGAATAGAATGGAACCTGTCCCCTGTTGGCAGAGTCACCCCAAAGGAATGGAGAGATCAGTAG